The following coding sequences lie in one Oncorhynchus kisutch isolate 150728-3 linkage group LG3, Okis_V2, whole genome shotgun sequence genomic window:
- the LOC109872025 gene encoding prolactin-releasing peptide receptor yields the protein MEGSGSGWAVDLASPGPCVAGMEGNTSSQVFEVALQNSSSSKRSPQFVGVELPQSFKLLIIPCYALVVLIGVFGNYLLLYVICRTRKMHNVTNFFIGNLAFSDMLMCATCVPFTLAYAFNPRGWVFGRFMCYLVYLIQPVTVYVSVFTLTAIGVDRYYATVHPLKKRISVLACTYLLSGIWLLSCGLVAPAVAHTYHVEFKNEGFTICEEFWMGKEKERLAYAYSTLFMTYVLPLSALCISYLCISVKLRNCVAPGHRTKSQAEAQRTRKRKTFRLVTLVVAAFGVCWMPISVFNVLRDIDIDLIDKRFFLLIQLLCHLCAMSSSCCNPFLYAWLHDRFRAELRKMFTCHRRIGIPANNCATNSVVL from the exons ATGGAGGGCAGTGGCAGTGGGTGGGCTGTAGATCTGGCCTCTCCTGGGCCGTGTGTGGCTGGCATGGAGGGGAACACCAGCAGTCAGGTTTTTGAGGTGGCGCTGCAGAACTCCTCCTCGTCCAAACGCAGCCCTCAGTTTGTGGGGGTGGAGCTGCCGCAGTCCTTCAAGCTGCTCATCATCCCCTGCTATGCCCTGGTGGTGCTGATCGGGGTATTCGGCAACTACCTGTTGCTCTACGTCATCTGCCGCACCCGCAAGATGCACAATGTCACCAACTTCTTCATAGGGAACCTGGCCTTCTCCGACATGCTGATGTGTGCCACATGTGTCCCCTTCACCTTGGCCTATGCCTTCAACCCCCGCGGCTGGGTGTTTGGGAGGTTCATGTGCTACCTGGTTTACCTCATCCAGCCAGTAACGGTCTATGTGTCTGTTTTTACTCTCACTGCTATTGGTGTTGACAG GTACTATGCCACAGTGCACCCTCTGAAGAAGCGGATCTCAGTGCTGGCGTGTACCTACCTCCTATCTGGGATCTGGCTGCTCTCCTGTGGGCTTGTGGCCCCGGCTGTAGCCCACACTTACCATGTGGAGTTCAAGAATGAGGGCTTCACCATCTGTGAGGAGTTCTGGATgggtaaagagaaagagaggttgGCCTACGCCTACAGCACACTCTTCATGACCTAcgtcctgcctctctctgccctctgcatCTCTTACCTCTGTATCTCTGTCAAGCTGCGTAATTGTGTGGCGCCTGGCCACCGCACCAAGAGCCAGGCCGAGGCACAGCGAACCCGCAAGCGTAAGACCTTCCGTCTGGTCACCTTGGTGGTGGCGGCCTTCGGCGTGTGTTGGATGCCCATCAGTGTATTCAACGTGCTGCGGGACATTGACATTGACCTGATTGACAAGCGCTTCTTCCTGCTCATCCAACTGCTGTGCCACCTGTGTGCTATGAGCTCCTCCTGCTGTAACCCTTTCCTGTACGCCTGGCTACATGACCGCTTTCGCGCCGAGCTGCGCAAGATGTTCACCTGCCACCGCCGCATCGGCATCCCTGCCAACAACTGTGCCACAAACAGCGTGGTGCTGTGA